In the Ochotona princeps isolate mOchPri1 chromosome 29, mOchPri1.hap1, whole genome shotgun sequence genome, tgtatgttCAAAAGGTGCAATCTAACAAAACCCATCTAACAAAACCCATGGAGTTGTTTTAAgagatataaatattttaatggcaTTATTCTGCAATAAGAAAAGGCATAAACAAGtctcttcaaaatgaaaaaatggaacgatcagaaacaaaaatacaggatgctggtgtttgtcACTGCTTGCGGGGATCTGCGGGCAGGAATGCCTCTTCAGTACCACCCCCTGCTGGGCTAAATGAGGCACTGCACCTGTACGCAGCAAACAGCACAACAGGTGACTCACAGCAGTTACTCACCCACGATCagcttcttcccctctccctcagcCTAGTCCAGATTCCAGGTCCTTCCCAAGCAGATCTGCACTGGCTGGGACTGGgattcctcctctgcctccctagCCAGGAAACATGGCAGGGCCATCCCATCCCTGACCCTAACACCTTTTCCTGGCCTGCGTGTCGCCATCCCAAGCCTGGCAaagagcaggggcccaagaagcATTTTTCTGAGACGTCAGACTCCTACTTAGTGAATCCCAAGACAGCCCAGGTGAGAAGAGGCCCCAAGAGAGGCAAATTCTTGGCTGACAGACTCGGGTCCTGGATCGCACCCCAATTTAAAGTGGGGAGCTAAGGGTTTTTGTTTCTGGAAGAGGAGAACTATACCTATGCCAGCCAACCTGCAGTGgctccctgcccccgcccccttgCCCAGGGTGCAGTCAGTGGTGGAATGTTGTGTCGCCGGTTGCCTGGGCGACCAGAGCCTGCCTGCCGACTGCTTTGGAAGAGCAAGGAAGCCGCCGCCTTTTCACTCTTCATCAGCACCCAGAGGCACCCAGGTTCGCGCAAAACTCAGCTGATGAAAAGAAAGCTGAAGGCTGTGGGGGAGGTATGCATGCCCCTGGAGGCATTTCCCGTGTGAGTGgtcctgggggaagggaaggggctggggggAAGGGCTGGCCCCCGGGATCAGACTTCTTGAATCAGTGCATAGTTATTGCTCCCTATTCCTAAGCAAAGaaactcagaaggaaaaaaaaaaaggcgactTTCCCCAAGGCCTCAGGTCATCAAAGACAGAGCCCGGCCAATGGCCCAGGTCTCTAACCCGCTCTCCAGCCTAGTCCCCAGCTGACCTCGGCACAGGTGAACTACTCAGAGCTGAGGTGGGCAGAACTtccacatgcatgtacacactcGTGTGTCGTACACACACTCCTAGGCAAATGCTTGTTAAGGAAGACTGGGGAGAGTGTTTTACCCTCACCATGTGTTCAATGTGGCGAGATGCAGCAGGTGTCAACCTGCTTAGCAGCTGTAAAATGGGCACAGGTCCTGGCTCTAGGATGAGTGACACAGGACTTGGTCCCCAAAGAGCCAGCCCAGGATGCAGGATGCGGGTGGAAGGGGCCGCACTGCCTCCTGGACCACGCCCTATAGCAGAGAGCTGATCCTCCCCAGTGCACCTGCAGCATCCTTCCGGTTGCTGGGATCACCTTGGGCTCCCACCTCATCCCCTCACCACACCTCATAGCCTTCCCCCGGCCTCGCCCCTTGCCCCGGCTTAGAGTTGTGCCAACCCCGGAAGCCCTCAAGAGCCTCTCGCCGCCTCCTTCCTCTTGTCTGCAACCACACTGTCCTCCTGGTGCTCTTCCCCTCCCGGGGCCTTGGCTGTTCCCAAGGCCAAATTTTGTCTCCTGCAGTCActgtgtgcctggctgcctcttcCTGACGTCTCTGTCCAGAGGTCACTTCCCCAGAGACTTCATGATTGCACAATGGAGTGACTCAATACACCATCACAGCACCCACTAAATCCAAGCTTTATTAATGATTATTTAGCGACCTGATTTTCTGGGGCTGCCAGTGGAGTGCCAGCTCCTGCAGGGCTAAGTCTTACCCAGGGTGCCTGGCACAAAGTAGGTGCTCAGGCCCCTTTGTTACCTGAATGAATTCCCAAACCAGTAGCCACCCGAGGTGGGCCCTGCAGGCACTATGGGTTGGGGGAGGCTCAGGGGACCCCCCAGTCTTGACTCCCTCAGCCCCCAGCTTCCCTCTGAGCCCCTCCAGgaagatgctgcagcccagcatggACCATTTTCCGCCAGCGTTGCAACTCTTGGAAAAGAGACGGGAGTTGACGGATGCTGACCAGAGCCTGCGCGAGCATAGGGAGGTGAGCTTCAGACAGGTGGCGCTGgtgagcagcaggctgggctggcggGGCCTGGCAGTTACAGGTCATAGACATGGCACCCCCGGGGAAGCCATGGTTTCCTGCGCTGCCAAAGGAGATCCAGTGAGCCTGGCTGCAGATGTGCTAAAATGCACAAACATGGAGCAGCTCCCCTGTGGGGGCATCACCCTGAGGTCTGGGAGTCTCACCCGCTACCCCAAGTAAGAGGGGGAAGCACTGGGCAGGCCCTGTGGGAGCCCAGAAAGGACTCCAACTTTCACATGCCAGTGGGTAGTCAAGGAGGGCTTTCTGGAGGAAGTCTCAGGGCTTGCTGAAAGGGCTTACCCAGCAAAGGGGGAGGGGATGAGAAGGAGCAGACAGGCAGAGGGTAAGGGCCACGTACAGGTGTTGGAGTGGCAGGAAGGAGGGGGACATCTGCGGGTTTTGGAAGGGCAAGAGTCGCTGGGACCAATTTAGGAGAGGGTGGGTTTGAGCTCCAGACCAGGAACGGTGGTTGGGGAGAGCTAGGTGTGACCGAGAAAACATTGTGttcccccccaaacacacacacacacacacacacacacacacacacacacacacacacaccacacacacacaacgcatCAATCCTTCCACAGGAGTTCCAGGCCAGAATGGCAGCTCTGCGACAGCGCCAGGCTgagctggagcagcaggaacaggcGCTGAAGGAGTCCTTGGCGCGCTCCGACAAGTTCCTGCAGGCAGGTGCAGCCTTGGGTTGGGGGTAGGGGTGAGTCGGCCCACCACCCCGCAGGGAAGAGCTGCAGGGAACTTCCAGTCGAATGTGACTCGCGCGCGAGCCACCCAGGCCCCCGCTTGGTCATGTCAAGGTGGCTGGTGGAAGGCCCAACTCCAGGGTCCTGAGAGTcgcttcctccccacccctctctgcaGGAGGTTGAGGCCAGGCGCAGCCGCGCACTGCAGAGGGCGGCGCGGGAGCGGCACCTGGCGGGCTGCCGGGAGGCGGAGGCGCTGCGGCTGCGGGACCAGCTGGAGAAGCTGCGCAGGGAGCACGCGCAGCTGCAGCGCAGACTGCAGCGCCTGGAGCCCTGTGCACGCCTGCTGGAGAAAGCGCTGGAGCATCTGCCTGAGGTGAGCGCCACCTGCATGCCAAGAACTAACGGGGCTCTGGCTGTGTGCCAGGGGCACACGTGGTGCTTAAGTCCTTGACTGGGGTTCTGTTGTGGTCGACGTATTGACCGGAGAAGGAAAACCGAGACGTTTCTGAAAGGCGGGGGCGGATGCCAGATGCTCAAGCGAGGACCGAAGGCGCGGGAGAAATGAGGCAGAACTAGACTCCACCGAGGGGGCCCGCAAGACGTGCAGCTGCTCAGCTGAGGAGGCGGGTGCTGGAGGGGCGCCGGCGGGGCCCGGGCTGGGAGCGCCTCGCCGCAGTTCCAGCGTGCGCCCCGTCGCAGTTCCAGGAGGTCCCTGAGCTGGTGGCGCGCTTCGACGGCCTGGCCGACACGCAGGCGGCTCTGAGGCTCACAGAGCGCGAGCGGCTGGCAGAGCTGAATGCTGCCCGGGCGCGACTGCAGCGGCTGCAAGACGCCTGGCAGGACGagctgctggggcagggccagcggCGCGCAGAGCTGCAGGAGCGGCTAGAGGCAGCGCGGGAGCGCGCGCTGCAGTGGGTAAGGTCTCGGACGGGTGTGTGCTGGGGCTTGCCAGGCCTGGAGCACGGCTcatggctggcaggtgctactgGCTCCACCCTCTGGAGTCCGTTTTTGTCTTAACTATGTGTTTGGGGGGTGGGAATTCTTAGGAATCTAAGTGGATCCGGATCCAGAACACAGCGGCTGCAAGGACCTTGCTCCTCGGCCGCACCAGGATGGCGGCGCTCAACCTCTTCCAGGCTGTGTGTCAGCACCAGAGGCAACCTCCGACTCTGGACATGGAGGACACGGAGGGGCAGCTGGAGCATGTGAGGTCCCTTCCAAGACCACCATGACCTCCTGCAAGCAGGAGGTGCCTTCTCCGGGCCATGGGTGGTCAGGGCCCTTGCCTGGGAGTCCTGCTTAGGGTCACAGGTCACAAATCAGCATTGTCATTACATGCCCCTCTTTCCTGACATCAGCTGGGGCTGGCTTATGATTCTCCCCTGGCTCTCCTGCTTCCTGGATCCCTAAGGAGCAgggcaggggtgtggggagggggctaCACTTAGCCTGCCCTCTTGCACCATGAATGGTGCCATCATGTTCTCTTCTGGTTTGCAAGGCTGTGGAACATGCGACATTGGCTCATGCTGGAAGGAGGACCTCCAGACCCCACATACCTGGGCCATGTCTTGAAGCAGAGCCCCCCCTGAGATGTAGAGAGCTCCCCCTCCCCAGTCCTTCACCCAGTGGTCAGGGTTCCAGCTAAATGCCTGGATTGGTCAAGTTCATTGTTGCCTCCACCCTCCCAAGTGTGGCCTGGGGGACTTCATGAGATGCAAGTCAACCTCAGGAAAGATAGAGGCTTTGGGTAGCATGCAAGGCAGTCGGCCATCAGCCCTCTGCCCCCGTTGGACAAAAAGGCTTGGATGGGAGCGCCCCccccccatgcacacacactctctgGTCCCCTGCAGGCCACAGGGGCTGCCTGGAGGTAGCAGCTAACTGGGTCTTCATTGTTACTCTCCCAGCTACCCTCTGCCGATGAGAGGTGGCGAGTTTCCTTTTGCCACCTCTGGTGGAGGCAGACGCAACCACCCTGCATTGCCAACACTGGGCAGGAGGTCCCCTGGGTGTTCATCAAGTTCATTTTATCAGCCGATGAGTTAATGAACTTAATAAATCTGGGCAGCCCGCAAGATGAGAGCAGCTCACAGGCCAGCTGACGGGCCTGGTGCGAGGACAGGGACAGTGGCCCACAGGAAGTCTCCCGAGTCCTGCACGGCCTAGCACTGGGCCCACGGCCTCTGGGAATAGGGCCTTTAGCCCTGACCGCTGCTTCGCCACCTCCCGGGGGCCGGGGGCCGTAACTCCACTGGGATTTGTCTGTCCCCAGGTGAAGCTGTTCATCCTGGGCCTTGCAGCCACGCTGGCTGGTGTTGCGCAGGCCGAGGTGCAGCCCCTGCTTGCTGGCTCCGACCCAGGTGAGCAGCGCGGAGGTGGGCGGGGCTGGGGAGGCTTGCCCGAGTGCCATGGGGCAGCACCTGAGGGatgagcctagcagttaagaagcCCACATCCCCGCTGCAGTGCCCAGGGCCAGCTcagggctccagcttcctgtgaacacAGACCCTGGccagcagtggtgatgactctCACGACAGGTTCCTGCTAGCAAGGTGGGCGACCGGCATGGAGTtcatggtgcctggcttcagcttctggcttggagaatgagccaattAAAGGGGTGGCGAGGGGGTGAGCTGCCTACATCTCGAATAAACGGATGCACGAACAGCAGTCGCTGACACCCAGCACTCAGCAGATTCCGGACGAGTGCCCTGTTTGGGACTGGCCCATCCTGGGAGCTCAGCGGGCGGGGGTCACCCTTGCCCATGGAACCACACAGGGGGTGGGAAGTAGGATGGGAACCAGAGGGCAGTCAGGCTGTGACCTCCGGGCTCAGGACAACCACGCCCTTCCACCTCATGGCGGCGTCTGTCAGCTGCTCAGCTCCAATGGATGACTCACTTCCTCTGCAGAGCCATCTACGGGGCACCTGGGAGGCCAGCACAGGGTGTATTCCCACCCGACACCCCTACAGGATCACTGGGATCCccccgcaccccagcagagagcactcCTGGCCTGCCCGAGGCGCTCAGCAGAGGTTTATTCCAAGTGAACTCCTCCCTTGACCTGAGAACTTGGGGCTCAGAGTGCGTGGCCAGGACCACGTGGCTCTGCCCATGGGGAAGCCGCTGCGGCTGCCAGCTCCAGCACCATCGTCCAGCATCTCTCCAGGGAGTACAcaaaccccaccaccaccactctgaCCGCTCCGCTCAGGGGCCTACAGGGCCAGTGCATCATGGCCGCCTGCTGCTGTCCAGCCCCAGGCTCAGCCTACATCCGCTTCCTCATCTTGCCCTTCTTGGAGGGGGCGCCGCGGCCAAAGGCGCCCTGGCGCagctcctgggcccggcggcggttGCGGGCTGAGAGCTGCTTGAGGCCCCCACGCTGCAGGAAGCGCATCTTCTGTGCCCGGCGCCGCTGCTTCAAGATCTGCTGTTTGGTCTTGAGCTCGGAGCGCACGCGGCCGCTGGGGCCGCCTGGGGCGCGCGGCTGGGATGCACCTGCAGGGACACGGGGTTCAGGGAGCTCAGGCTTTGGGCGGATCCAGAGGCCCCCAGGCTGTTCGTGTTCAGTGCCAGTTCCTTCCAGAGTAGAAACATGAGCAGAGAGCAAGCGAGCCGGCAGACCCAAGCACACAGGAAGCAGCAAAGCTCAGCCCCGgcggtgggtgggggagggagggagacatacAGGGGCTAAGAGCCCCGGACACAGCCCCGGGAGGGGGAAGCAGGTGCCTGGGTGCCCGCTGAGGTGGCCAcacggccctgccctgccctcacctTGGCTGCGGCCTTGCTTCCTGCCCCTTCGCTCTGGGCCTCTCCGATCAGACACCCCTTCTTCCTCCGAGTCCCGATCATCgatcttctgtttctgtttccacTTCTTGTAGCTGGGGAGCTGCGTTAAGGACCCTTCGGGCTCTGGGCAGCAACAGGGAAGCCCTCGGaggccccacccacccaccccggcTGCCCCACCAATAGGAGCTGTGGCCAAAGCCTAGGCGCCGCTCCACCCCGCCCTCCTGGATACAGGTCCCGCTTGTACGAGCTGCTGATGTAGCGCCCACTCTCCGTCTTGATCTTCTTCTTGTCCTCCTGTCCCGACTGGCCCACAAACCGCTTCTTCTTCCGGTCCCTGCGGGAGGGGGAGCTGAGGAGGCTGCTGCGACTGCACCTGGGGCCAGCTTCCCCTCCGCCATGGCAGTCTGAAGGCAGAGGTGCTGGATACAgggctccctgccccctgcccctggcaCTGGGGAGCCCATCCAGCAGCAAGGATAGCAGGGTCAGAACCCTCACTGTGTGCGGCCAGACTGAGGGCAGCACCGCAGGGCCCTGCTCACTCACCACTTGAGTCTCTGCTGAGTCCTGGTCAGGGTCTGCGCTTCGTCCCCCATCAGATCCAAGAcagccccagccacctgctgctcgAAGGCTCCCCCGGCCCCGGCGACGCtcaggctgcagggcagggacAGACATGACCAGGGACATTGGGGCCCAGCCGGCCCTTCCTGCCTACTGGGCCCTAGCTGGCCACTCACCCCCGCTCGCTGTCGAAATCTTTGGGTCGGTAGGGGACGTAGAACTCCTGCTCTCGCTGCCAGGCCTCCTTCCTCCGTCTCTTGGTCTTGGCTCCCGGGTTGGGTCCTGGCTGATGTCGCTTCTTGCTCACGACCTCTGCGAAGACGGCCTGGCACACCGGGGTCCGGTGTTAGGTGGCTGGCCCCTGAGCAACCCACCCACCAGGCAGGTACAACAGGGACATCCAGGAACCCTGCCTCCTTGCACAGGACCCAGTGCCGCCAgccctccctcctctgtccctTCCCAGGAGTGTGCTGGGACAGACACCTGACACAGCAAACCCTGCTGGGTGCCCGGGAGGTGGAGCCACAGCCCTGGGCAGTACATGGCAGGGGACACCAAGGCCCCTGGCGGAGGGGGGTCACCTCACACTGGGTGCCTACACCCTGCAGGTTCTGGGATCCAAACACCCTGGGCTCGGGGTTTTAGACAAGGGATGGGAACACGAACCAGGCTCCACCACTGCACATCGGAAGCCAGGTTCAGTCATGGCTTCCCTGGGCAGCTAAGGTGGGACTCCAATCCCAGCATGCACCCATCTCTGTTGTTCTGGGGACAGTCCCATGGGGCATGTGGACTCTCATCTCCCCAGAGAGCAGCAGTACCTCCACTCCCTTGTctgcatcctcctcctcctccccttcctcctcctccggggcagggccagctgggcGTTCCTGCTGTTCCTGCCGCTCTTGTCGCCCCTGCTGGAAGCTGGCAATGGCTTTGCGGTCTTTCTGTCGCTTGGCGCGCATCACCTGGCAGCTCAGGTCCCGGCTGGAGGCATTGATCTCAAAGATGGTCTGTGGAGGGCACACTCAGgaactctgcctgctggccgcccaccccgcccccacctccAGCTGGGGGAGCTCTGGCATTCCTGATGGGCACACTCGGTGGCATCTGCAGGGCAGTTAGGAAGGGAGGCTGAAGAGGGCAAGCCACCTGCCATAGGCCACACAGCTGGGGAAAGCTGGGGCTCCCAAGGACACCACCTATGACACTGGCTAGCCTGCAGGCCTCTGCTGGCCAAGGGCGTGTTGTCCCGTCTCAGCCCCATGGCCCTCAGTCTGCCTGCCCTACAGTGAGTGATAAGAAACAGATAGTCTGGTGCCGGGGCCTCCTCTGAGGGGCGCacacaaccagggctgggggctgcctgGAGCTCAGAGTGCAGCCCTAACCCGGCCCAGCCGCTGCGGTCACTCACCGCCCGTGCGCGGTACTTCTTGATGCTGTCCACCAGCTGCAGCCGCTGAAGTTCCTCCTGCTGGCAGCGTGAGCCTGGCAAGAGGGCAGTGTGAGCCCAGGGCCTGCCCGCTGCCTGCCCACCTCCGGCCCTGGGCATTGGACTCACTGAAGAGCGGGTGCAGGCCCAGCGTGGCCAGGTCCAGTTCCTTGGTCCTCTTGATGGACTCGGGCGAGGGCGCGGGGCGTGAGCGCACGTACTGCTGCTGTGCATTGTCAGCCACGCGGCCCAGGCTCCTCAGCTCCAGCTTGGCCTCCAGGCTGTGCTGTAGGCTGCAGTCCTCATCGTCCACCACGCTCTGTGGCACCCGACCCAGCACGCCGTCGTCCCCTGCCAGCCCACGCAGCGCCCTGGTCACAGGCTGCCTTCTGACCCCCatgactgccccccaccccaccctcagtCCCCAAGCCAAGGAAACAGC is a window encoding:
- the CFAP73 gene encoding cilia- and flagella-associated protein 73, with amino-acid sequence MLQPSMDHFPPALQLLEKRRELTDADQSLREHREEFQARMAALRQRQAELEQQEQALKESLARSDKFLQEVEARRSRALQRAARERHLAGCREAEALRLRDQLEKLRREHAQLQRRLQRLEPCARLLEKALEHLPEFQEVPELVARFDGLADTQAALRLTERERLAELNAARARLQRLQDAWQDELLGQGQRRAELQERLEAARERALQWESKWIRIQNTAAARTLLLGRTRMAALNLFQAVCQHQRQPPTLDMEDTEGQLEHVKLFILGLAATLAGVAQAEVQPLLAGSDPARWATGMEFMVPGFSFWLGE